One window of Homalodisca vitripennis isolate AUS2020 unplaced genomic scaffold, UT_GWSS_2.1 ScUCBcl_502;HRSCAF=2648, whole genome shotgun sequence genomic DNA carries:
- the LOC124370790 gene encoding THO complex subunit 4-like yields MDKLEMSLDDIIKQIVSNLDYGVSNSDMQKLFSESGPLHSATVNYDKSGRSMGSAYVVFHRKADAVKAMKQYNRVPLDGRPMQIEITTSDVAVMKGQANRVREGFARRPSARRFGRKDGGRGFKRGGHGDERGDGRGTKNKIPTAAELDAELDAYISERK; encoded by the exons ATGGATAAGTTAGAAATGAGTTTGGACGACATAATTAAACAGA TCGTCTCAAACCTGGACTATGGAGTATCAAATTCAGACATGcag AAACTCTTCTCAGAATCTGGTCCTCTACACAGTGCAACGGTTAATTATGACAAGTCTGGTCGCTCCATGGGTTCAGCGTACGTCGTATTTCACCGAAAAGCAGATGCAGTCAAAGCTATGAAACAGTACAACAGGGTTCCTTTAGATG GTCGACCCATGCAGATTGAAATAACCACGTCTGATGTTGCCGTTATGAAGGGGCAAGCCAACCGAGTCAGAGAAGGCTTCGCCCGCAGGCCTAGTGCTAGACGTTTTGGCCGCAAAGATGGTGGACGAG GTTTCAAAAGAGGTGGTCATGGCGACGAAAGAGGTGATGGACGAGGAACGAAAAATAAAATCCCAACTGCAGCGGAGTTAGATGCGGAATTAGATGCGTACATCAGCGAAAGAAAGTAA